One part of the Oncorhynchus clarkii lewisi isolate Uvic-CL-2024 chromosome 7, UVic_Ocla_1.0, whole genome shotgun sequence genome encodes these proteins:
- the LOC139414142 gene encoding SLIT and NTRK-like protein 6, whose protein sequence is MLPRILFLCSFFAAACFQDIQPSKVFLSESCDSLCTCEEKDGILYLNCEERNISKISQIKVPSALPFHLNLYKNDLVELNAEDLEGLKNAVSLHLGANSIQELEPGVFSALGSLKKLHINSNFLVTLKEDTFHGLVNLEFLQADTNFIRVVEPGAFSKLIRLKVLILNDNAIEFLPSNIFRFVPLTHLDLRGNQLQTLPYVGFLEHIGRIMELLLEDNDWMCDCEILHLKIWMENMRAQSAIGEVVCSSPHHLRGTILAKIKRDVLCPSHADINLEEPSKSLDMVVTPSSKVAEIPKLEDVVKIPTPYVPGSPCVEHCSCHNHPVAGFLMHCQDRGIQRISDIGILEQSPTKLVLTGNMIQRLLKYDFVTYDSLELLNLANNRIDYIDNETFLSLSNLKKLYLNGNRIETLSATMFIGLHNLEYLYLEYNIIKEIVPGAFNPLPNLKLLSLNNNLLTSLPLQIFRNVPLTKLNLRKNLLMHLPVSNVLDQLDSLEQVYLEDNPWDCSCDLISLKQWVEKLRKDTVVGSILCHTPRKVAKAELRALRNELLCRGLVTYSLPTDEDETTTVATDGSRSGFFSSITDSVPLSVLILSLLVIFLMVIFCSAGIVAFLVHRRRRRVKKKQAEEQPRESSSPIHLQYSMYGQKTTHHTLGQRTGGTVYDERSHSPIVQICRNPTYCTQHKEYESDLNELDEPKHICRSIMETENTSPLTGSNLKFRAVTSDCPTEFVTLGDASSLYKNILERERVRELQQLGITEYLRKNMSQLQPTVEMQVPGHHEELKLMETIMLSRPRKVMVEQTKNEYFELKANLHTEPDYLEVLEHQTAYN, encoded by the coding sequence ATGCTACCCCGCATCCTTTTCCTTTGCTCATTTTTCGCTGCTGCTTGTTTCCAAGACATCCAGCCCTCCAAGGTATTTCTGAGTGAATCCTGTGACTCATTGTGTACTTGTGAAGAAAAAGATGGCATCCTGTATCTTAACTGTGAGGAGAGAAATATCAGCAAGATCTCCCAAATCAAAGTGCCGTCAGCTCTACCTTTCCACCTCAATCTGTACAAAAACGACTTGGTGGAGTTGAATGCAGAAGACTTGGAAGGTTTAAAGAATGCCGTTTCACTTCATCTCGGGGCTAATAGCATACAAGAGCTTGAACCTGGGGTCTTTAGTGCACTGGGCTCCTTGAAGAAGCTCCACATCAACAGTAATTTCCTGGTCACGTTGAAGGAAGACACTTTTCACGGCTTGGTAAATTTGGAGTTTCTCCAGGCGGACACAAACTTCATCCGCGTGGTCGAGCCGGGGGCATTCAGCAAACTCATCCGCCTCAAAGTTCTGATCCTCAACGACAACGCCATCGAGTTTCTTCCCAGCAATATTTTCCGGTTTGTTCCGCTCACCCACTTGGACCTGCGGGGGAACCAGTTACAGACCCTGCCTTACGTTGGCTTCCTGGAGCACATTGGGCGGATCATGGAGCTTCTTCTGGAGGACAACGACTGGATGTGCGATTGTGAGATCCTTCACCTGAAGATCTGGATGGAGAACATGCGGGCCCAGTCGGCCATTGGGGAGGTGGTCTGCAGCAGCCCCCACCACCTCAGGGGCACCATCCTGGCCAAAATCAAACGGGATGTTCTCTGCCCCTCTCACGCTGATATCAACTTAGAGGAGCCTTCCAAGTCACTGGACATGGTGGTCACCCCGTCTTCCAAAGTGGCAGAGATTCCGAAGTTAGAGGATGTCGTAAAGATTCCGACACCTTATGTTCCAGGGAGTCCTTGTGTGGAGCACTGTTCTTGTCACAATCACCCTGTGGCTGGGTTTTTAATGCATTGTCAGGATAGAGGGATTCAACGGATTTCAGATATTGGAATACTTGAGCAAAGCCCTACCAAGCTGGTGCTCACAGGAAACATGATTCAGAGACTGTTGAAATATGACTTTGTCACATATGACAGTTTAGAGTTATTGAATTTAGCCAACAATCGAATTGATTACATTGACAATGAAACTTTTCTCAGCTTAAGCAATTTGAAAAAACTTTATCTCAACGGCAACAGAATTGAAACCCTTTCCGCGACTATGTTCATTGGACTCCACAACCTTGAATACCTATATTTGGAATATAACATTATCAAAGAAATTGTTCCAGGAGCTTTTAATCCTTTGCCAAATCTCAAACTCTTGTCTTTGAATAACAATctgctgactagtctcccattgcAGATATTTCGCAACGTACCCCTCACCAAACTGAACCTGAGAAAAAATCTGCTCATGCACCTGCCTGTAAGCAACGTGCTGGACCAGCTTGACTCTTTAGAGCAGGTTTATTTAGAGGACAACCCCTGGGACTGCAGCTGTGACTTAATCAGTCTCAAACAGTGGGTTGAGAAGCTGAGGAAGGACACAGTCGTAGGTTCCATTTTGTGTCACACACCGAGAAAAGTGGCGAAGGCTGAGCTGAGGGCCCTTAGAAACGAGTTGCTGTGCCGCGGCCTAGTGACCTACTCCTTGCCCACGGATGAGGACGAGACAACCACAGTGGCGACTGACGGCTCTAGGAGCGGTTTCTTCAGCTCAATCACGGACTCAGTTCCGCTCTCCGTTCTGATCCTTAGCTTGCTCGTCATCTTCCTCATGGTCATCTTCTGTTCAGCGGGGATTGTGGCATTCCTCGTGCACAGACGGCGAAGGAGGGTGAAGAAGAAACAGGCGGAGGAGCAGCCGCGGGAGAGCAGCAGCCCCATCCACCTGCAATACAGTATGTACGGCCAGAAAACCACCCACCACACACTGGGGCAGAGGACCGGAGGCACCGTGTACGACGAGCGCTCACACAGCCCCATCGTCCAGATCTGCCGCAACCCCACCTACTGTACTCAGCATAAAGAATATGAGTCCGACCTCAATGAACTGGACGAACCAAAGCACATCTGTCgtagcatcatggagacagaGAATACTTCCCCTCTCACAGGCTCTAATTTGAAGTTCAGAGCTGTGACGTCAGACTGCCCAACTGAGTTCGTAACACTCGGCGACGCGAGCTCCCTCTATAAAAACAtactagagagggagagggttagggagctGCAGCAGCTCGGAATTACTGAATACCTCAGGAAAAACATGTCCCAGCTACAACCAACAGTAGAGATGCAGGTTCCAGGACACCACGAGGAACTGAAATTAATGGAGACTATTATGTTGTCGAGACCGAGGAAGGTCATGGTGGAACAAACTAAAAACGAGTACTTTGAACTGAAAGCTAACCTACACACCGAGCCAGATTATTTGGAGGTTCTGGAGCATCAAACTGCATATAACTGA